The proteins below come from a single Mycolicibacterium sp. TY81 genomic window:
- the dnaN gene encoding DNA polymerase III subunit beta has protein sequence MDVATTAGLTDLKFRLVREDFADAVAWVARILPSRPLNPVLAGVLLTGSDDGLTISGYDYEVSAEVRVAAEIASPGSVLVSGKLLSDITRALPAKPVELSVEGTRVALSCGSARFSLPTMAVEDYPALPALPDETGIVPANVFAEAIGQVAVAAGRDDTLPMLTGVRVEISGEKVVLAATDRFRLAVRELTWNSAVPDLEAAVLVPAKTLAESAKSGADGTEVHLSLGAGQAVGKDGMLGIRSNGKRTTTRLLDAEFPKFRQLLPAEHTAVATIGVAELAEAIKRVALVADRGAQVRMEFADDILRLSAGADDVGRAEEDLPVEFYGEPLTIAFNPTYLTDGLGSLHADRVTFGFTTPSKPAVLRPAGENQYSGSGPFPAGDTDYVYLLMPVRLPG, from the coding sequence ATGGACGTGGCGACGACAGCCGGTCTGACCGATTTGAAGTTCCGTCTCGTTCGGGAAGACTTCGCCGACGCCGTGGCCTGGGTGGCCCGGATCCTGCCGTCCAGGCCGTTGAACCCGGTCCTGGCCGGTGTGCTGCTGACTGGCTCCGACGACGGTCTGACCATCTCCGGATACGACTACGAGGTGTCGGCCGAGGTACGCGTGGCGGCTGAAATCGCGTCTCCTGGCAGTGTTTTGGTTTCGGGCAAGCTGCTCTCGGACATCACCCGCGCACTGCCGGCCAAGCCGGTGGAACTCAGCGTCGAAGGCACCCGCGTGGCGCTGAGCTGCGGTAGCGCCCGCTTCTCCCTGCCGACCATGGCGGTCGAGGACTACCCGGCGCTGCCGGCGCTGCCGGATGAGACCGGCATCGTGCCCGCCAACGTCTTCGCCGAGGCCATCGGTCAGGTGGCGGTCGCCGCCGGCCGCGACGACACCCTGCCGATGTTGACCGGTGTGCGCGTCGAGATCTCGGGCGAGAAGGTCGTGCTGGCTGCCACCGACCGGTTCCGGCTCGCGGTGCGCGAACTGACCTGGAACTCGGCGGTGCCGGATCTCGAAGCGGCCGTGCTGGTTCCGGCGAAGACGCTGGCCGAGTCCGCCAAGTCGGGAGCCGACGGCACCGAGGTGCACCTGTCGCTCGGTGCCGGTCAGGCTGTCGGCAAGGACGGCATGCTGGGTATCCGCAGCAATGGCAAGCGCACCACCACGCGCCTGCTCGACGCCGAGTTCCCGAAATTCCGCCAGCTGCTGCCGGCGGAGCACACGGCGGTGGCCACCATCGGTGTCGCCGAGCTCGCCGAGGCCATCAAGCGTGTCGCGCTGGTCGCCGATCGTGGCGCCCAGGTCCGCATGGAGTTCGCCGACGACATCCTGCGCCTGTCGGCCGGTGCCGACGACGTCGGTCGCGCCGAGGAAGACCTGCCGGTCGAGTTCTACGGTGAGCCGTTGACCATCGCGTTCAACCCGACCTACCTCACCGACGGCCTGGGTTCTTTGCATGCCGATCGTGTGACGTTCGGGTTCACGACGCCCAGCAAGCCTGCAGTGTTGCGTCCCGCCGGGGAGAATCAGTACTCGGGATCCGGTCCGTTCCCCGCCGGGGACACCGACTATGTGTACCTGCTGATGCCGGTGCGCCTGCCGGGCTGA
- the gnd gene encoding phosphogluconate dehydrogenase (NAD(+)-dependent, decarboxylating), giving the protein MQLGLIGLGKMGFNMRERLRGGGHEVIGYDPRPEVSDVPSLAALAEQLEAPRVVWVMVPSGEITRETIEDLANVLNSGDLVIDGGNSRYTEDAVHAKLLADKGIGFIDAGVSGGVWGLTEGYGLMVGGSDEDVARVMPIFETLRPEGDLADGFVHAGPVGAGHFAKMVHNGVEYALMTAYGEGYEMLAASDLIKDPQAVYQAWTNGTVVRSWLQQLLAKALKEDPQLADISGYTEDSGEGRWTVEEAIRLRVPVPSIAASLFARFLSRQDDSPTMKAVAALRNQFGGHAVQRVSKSG; this is encoded by the coding sequence ATGCAACTGGGGTTGATCGGCCTCGGAAAAATGGGCTTCAACATGCGCGAGCGTCTGCGCGGTGGCGGCCACGAAGTCATCGGATACGACCCGCGGCCGGAAGTCAGCGACGTACCGTCGCTCGCTGCGCTCGCCGAGCAGCTCGAGGCCCCGCGCGTGGTGTGGGTCATGGTGCCCTCCGGTGAGATCACCCGGGAGACCATCGAGGATCTCGCGAACGTGCTCAACTCCGGCGACCTGGTGATCGACGGCGGCAACTCCCGCTACACCGAAGACGCCGTGCATGCAAAGCTATTGGCGGACAAGGGAATCGGATTCATCGACGCCGGGGTTTCCGGTGGCGTCTGGGGCCTGACCGAAGGTTATGGCCTGATGGTCGGCGGCAGTGACGAGGACGTCGCTCGCGTCATGCCGATCTTCGAGACGCTGCGGCCCGAGGGAGATCTCGCCGACGGCTTCGTCCACGCCGGTCCGGTCGGTGCCGGCCACTTCGCCAAGATGGTGCACAACGGCGTGGAGTACGCGCTGATGACCGCCTACGGCGAGGGTTACGAGATGCTTGCCGCGTCGGACCTGATCAAGGACCCGCAGGCCGTCTACCAGGCCTGGACCAACGGCACCGTCGTGCGGTCGTGGCTGCAGCAGCTGCTGGCCAAGGCGCTGAAGGAAGATCCCCAGCTGGCCGACATCAGCGGCTACACCGAGGATTCCGGTGAAGGCCGGTGGACGGTCGAGGAGGCCATCCGGCTGCGGGTGCCGGTACCGAGCATCGCAGCCTCGCTGTTTGCCCGGTTCCTGTCCCGGCAGGACGACTCCCCGACCATGAAAGCCGTTGCGGCACTTCGTAACCAGTTCGGTGGCCACGCCGTCCAGAGGGTCAGTAAGTCCGGCTAG
- the recF gene encoding DNA replication/repair protein RecF: MFVRQLSLTDFRSWPRLDLELAPGRTVFVGQNGFGKTNIVEALWYTATLGSHRVASDAPLIRSGCERAVVSTIVVNDGRELAVDLDITAGRANKARLNRSPVRSAREILGALRAVLFAPEDLSLVRGDPGERRRYLDELASTRRPRLGGVRADYEKVVRQRTALLKSAGASRFRGADSGALETLDVWDGHLASHGAELIAARVNLINELHPEITKAYHLLAPASRPASVRYRSSVEAIEEQAGTGSVDVAAYQSALLDELARRRSAELERGVCLVGPHRDDLELRLGDQLAKGFASHGESWSMALALRLGAYELLRTDGTDPVLLLDDVFAELDSARRRALADVAQSAEQVLVTAAVPDDIPQDWDGTRVNVVMRDDDGGRISVVDS; this comes from the coding sequence GTGTTTGTTCGACAGCTCAGTCTGACCGACTTCCGGTCGTGGCCGCGGCTCGACCTGGAATTGGCACCGGGTCGGACCGTGTTCGTCGGCCAGAACGGCTTCGGCAAGACCAATATCGTTGAGGCCCTGTGGTATACGGCCACGCTCGGGTCTCACCGCGTCGCCTCGGACGCCCCGCTCATCCGGTCCGGATGTGAGCGTGCCGTCGTCTCCACCATCGTCGTCAACGACGGCCGCGAGCTGGCGGTGGATCTCGACATCACGGCCGGCCGGGCCAACAAGGCCCGGCTGAACCGCTCCCCCGTCCGGTCCGCGCGCGAAATTCTCGGTGCCCTGCGGGCGGTATTGTTCGCGCCGGAGGACTTGTCGTTGGTCCGCGGCGATCCCGGGGAGCGCCGGCGTTACCTCGATGAACTCGCCAGCACCCGCCGTCCCCGGCTGGGTGGGGTGCGGGCGGATTACGAAAAAGTGGTGCGGCAGCGCACCGCGCTCCTGAAATCCGCGGGCGCCAGCCGTTTTCGGGGTGCGGATTCCGGCGCGCTCGAGACGCTCGACGTGTGGGACGGTCACCTGGCCAGCCACGGTGCCGAGCTGATCGCCGCGCGGGTGAACCTGATCAACGAATTGCACCCGGAGATCACCAAGGCCTATCACCTGCTGGCACCCGCGTCGCGGCCCGCATCGGTCCGCTACCGCAGTTCGGTCGAGGCCATCGAAGAACAGGCCGGCACCGGATCGGTCGATGTCGCGGCCTACCAGAGCGCCCTGCTCGACGAACTCGCCCGCCGCCGGTCCGCCGAACTCGAGCGCGGGGTGTGCCTGGTGGGGCCGCACCGCGACGACCTCGAGCTGCGCCTCGGCGACCAGCTGGCGAAAGGTTTTGCCAGCCACGGCGAATCGTGGTCGATGGCGCTGGCGCTGCGCCTGGGCGCCTACGAACTACTGCGGACCGACGGCACCGACCCGGTGCTGCTCCTCGATGACGTGTTCGCCGAACTCGATTCGGCACGCCGGCGAGCGCTCGCCGACGTGGCACAATCGGCTGAGCAGGTTTTGGTCACCGCGGCGGTGCCCGACGACATTCCCCAGGACTGGGACGGCACCCGGGTCAATGTGGTGATGCGTGACGACGACGGCGGACGGATTTCGGTGGTGGACTCGTGA
- a CDS encoding DUF721 family protein yields the protein MPEGAFPPPHLAHLKGMDLVRRTLEEARGAARSQGKDVGRGRSAPVSKTRRGGGRRTWSGPGPDRRDPQLLGSATMDLARSRGWSGRMAEGSVFGQWSTVVGDQIAEHASPTSLREGVLTVTAESTAWATQLRMVQSQILAKIAASVGDGVVTSLKILGPSGPTWQKGPRNFGARGPRDTFG from the coding sequence ATGCCCGAAGGTGCTTTCCCGCCACCGCATCTCGCCCATCTCAAGGGCATGGATCTGGTGCGCCGCACGCTGGAGGAAGCCCGGGGCGCGGCGCGCAGCCAAGGTAAAGATGTCGGTCGCGGCCGTAGTGCGCCGGTCTCGAAAACCCGCCGCGGCGGGGGTCGACGCACCTGGTCCGGACCCGGGCCCGATCGCCGGGATCCGCAGTTGCTGGGTTCGGCGACCATGGACCTGGCCCGCAGCCGCGGCTGGTCGGGCCGGATGGCCGAAGGGTCGGTGTTCGGCCAGTGGTCGACGGTCGTCGGTGACCAGATCGCCGAGCACGCCTCCCCCACGTCGCTGCGCGAGGGCGTTCTCACGGTGACGGCCGAATCCACGGCCTGGGCGACGCAGCTGCGGATGGTGCAGTCGCAGATTTTGGCGAAGATCGCCGCATCCGTCGGCGACGGCGTCGTCACGTCGCTGAAGATCCTGGGTCCGTCGGGTCCGACGTGGCAGAAGGGCCCGCGGAATTTCGGTGCCCGCGGACCGCGCGACACCTTCGGCTGA
- the gyrB gene encoding DNA topoisomerase (ATP-hydrolyzing) subunit B, whose translation MAAQKKDAPAEYGADSIKVLEGLEAVRKRPGMYIGSTGERGLHHLIWEVVDNAVDEAMAGFATKVDVRILEDGGVQVTDDGRGIPVAMHATGIPTVDVVMTVLHAGGKFEEGAYQVSGGLHGVGVSVVNALSTRLEADIHKDGFEWHQTYDKSVPGTLRKGEPSKKTGTTIRFWADPDIFETTVYDFETIARRLQEMAFLNKGLTIELTDERVAAAAVVDEVVSDHAEAPKSAEEQAAEAAAPQKVKHRTFHYPDGLVDFVKHINRTKSAIQQSIIDFGGKGDGHEVEIAMQWNAGYSESVHTFANTINTHEGGTHEEGFRAALTTVVNKYARDKKLLKEKEANLTGDDIREGLAAVVSVKVRQPQFEGQTKTKLGNTEVKSFVQKICNEQLTHWFEANPAEAKTVVNKAVSSAQARVAARKARELVRRKSATDIGGLPGKLADCRSTDPTKSELYVVEGDSAGGSAKSGRDSMFQAILPLRGKIINVEKARIDRVLKNNEVQAIITALGTGIHDEFDISKLRYHKIVLMADADVDGQHISTLLLTLLFRFMKPLVENGHIFLAQPPLYKLKWQRSEPEFAYSDRERDGLLEAGKKAGKRINTDDGIQRYKGLGEMDAKELWETTMDPSIRVLRQVTLDDAAAADELFSILMGEDVEARRSFITRNAKDVRFLDV comes from the coding sequence GTGGCTGCCCAAAAGAAGGATGCGCCGGCTGAGTACGGTGCCGATTCGATCAAGGTCCTCGAAGGTCTGGAAGCGGTCCGCAAGCGTCCCGGTATGTACATCGGCTCCACCGGGGAGCGCGGTCTGCACCACCTGATCTGGGAAGTTGTGGACAACGCGGTCGACGAGGCGATGGCCGGTTTCGCGACCAAGGTCGACGTTCGCATCCTCGAGGACGGTGGCGTCCAGGTCACCGACGACGGCCGCGGTATCCCCGTCGCGATGCACGCCACCGGTATCCCGACCGTCGACGTCGTCATGACGGTGCTGCACGCCGGCGGCAAGTTCGAGGAAGGCGCCTACCAGGTCTCCGGTGGTCTGCACGGCGTCGGTGTCTCCGTGGTCAACGCCCTGTCGACGCGGCTCGAGGCCGACATCCACAAGGACGGCTTCGAGTGGCACCAGACCTATGACAAGTCCGTCCCCGGCACGCTGCGCAAGGGCGAGCCGTCCAAGAAGACCGGTACCACCATCCGCTTCTGGGCCGACCCGGACATCTTCGAGACCACGGTCTACGACTTCGAGACCATCGCCCGCCGCCTGCAAGAGATGGCGTTCCTGAACAAGGGTCTCACCATCGAGCTGACCGACGAGCGCGTCGCCGCCGCTGCGGTCGTCGATGAGGTCGTCAGCGATCACGCCGAAGCGCCCAAGTCCGCCGAGGAGCAGGCCGCTGAAGCCGCCGCGCCGCAAAAGGTCAAGCACCGGACCTTCCACTACCCCGACGGTCTGGTCGACTTCGTCAAGCACATCAACCGCACCAAGAGCGCCATCCAGCAGAGCATCATCGACTTCGGTGGCAAGGGTGACGGCCACGAGGTCGAGATCGCGATGCAGTGGAACGCCGGCTACTCGGAGTCGGTACACACCTTCGCCAACACCATCAACACCCACGAGGGTGGTACGCACGAAGAAGGCTTCCGCGCCGCGCTGACCACGGTGGTCAACAAGTACGCGCGCGACAAGAAGCTGCTGAAGGAGAAGGAAGCCAACCTCACCGGTGACGACATCCGTGAAGGTCTGGCGGCCGTCGTCTCGGTGAAGGTCCGTCAGCCCCAGTTCGAGGGCCAGACCAAGACCAAGCTGGGCAACACCGAGGTCAAGTCGTTCGTGCAGAAGATCTGTAACGAGCAGCTGACCCACTGGTTCGAGGCCAACCCGGCCGAGGCCAAAACGGTTGTCAACAAAGCGGTTTCGTCGGCGCAGGCCCGCGTCGCCGCGCGGAAGGCGCGGGAGCTGGTGCGGCGCAAGAGCGCGACCGACATCGGGGGTCTGCCCGGCAAGCTGGCCGACTGCCGCTCCACCGACCCGACGAAGTCGGAACTGTATGTGGTGGAGGGCGATTCGGCCGGTGGCTCGGCCAAGAGTGGCCGGGACTCGATGTTCCAGGCGATTCTGCCGCTGCGCGGCAAGATCATCAACGTCGAGAAGGCGCGTATCGATCGCGTGCTGAAGAACAACGAGGTCCAGGCCATCATCACGGCCCTGGGCACCGGTATCCACGACGAGTTCGACATCTCCAAGCTGCGGTATCACAAGATCGTGCTGATGGCCGACGCCGACGTCGACGGCCAGCACATCTCGACGCTGCTGCTGACGCTGCTGTTCCGGTTCATGAAGCCGCTGGTGGAGAACGGTCACATCTTCCTGGCCCAGCCGCCGCTGTACAAGCTGAAATGGCAACGCAGCGAACCGGAATTCGCCTACTCGGACCGCGAGCGCGACGGCCTGCTCGAGGCCGGCAAGAAGGCCGGCAAGCGCATCAACACAGACGACGGCATCCAGCGCTACAAGGGTCTGGGTGAGATGGACGCCAAGGAGCTGTGGGAGACCACGATGGATCCGTCCATCCGGGTGCTGCGTCAGGTCACCCTCGACGACGCCGCGGCCGCCGACGAACTGTTCTCGATCCTCATGGGCGAGGACGTCGAGGCGCGCCGCAGCTTCATCACCCGGAACGCGAAAGACGTTCGTTTCCTTGATGTTTAG
- the gyrA gene encoding DNA gyrase subunit A → MTDTLPPEGDRIEPVDIQQEMQRSYIDYAMSVIVGRALPEVRDGLKPVHRRVLYAMYDSGFRPDRSHAKSARSVAETMGNYHPHGDASIYDTLVRMAQPWSLRYPLVDGQGNFGSPGNDPAAAMRYTEARLTPLAMEMLREIDEETVDFIPNYDGRVQEPTVLPSRFPNLLANGSGGIAVGMATNIPPHNLRELAEAVYWCLENHEADEETTLEAVMERVKGPDFPTHGLIVGSQGISDTYKTGRGSIRMRGVVEIEEDAKGRTSLVITELPYQVNHDNFITSIAEQVRDGKIGGISNIEDQSSDRVGLRIVVDLKRDAVAKVVLNNLYKHTQLQTSFGANMLSIVDGVPRTLRLDQMIRYYVAHQLDVIIRRTRYRLRKANERAHILRGLVKALDALDEVIALIRASANADAARTGLMELLEVDEVQAQAILDMQLRRLAALERQRIVDDLAKIEAEIADLEDILAKPERQRAIVHDELKELADKYGDDRRTRIIAADGDVTDEDLIQREDVVVTITETGYAKRTKTDLYRSQKRGGKGVQGAGLKQDDIVNHFFVCSTHDWILFFTTQGRVYRAKAYDLPEASRTARGQHVANLLAFQPEERIAQVIQIKSYEDAPYLVLATRNGLVKKSKLADFDSNRSGGIVAINLRDGDELVGAVLCSAEEDLLLVSANGQSIRFSATNEALRPMGRATSGVQGMRFNEDDRLLSLNVVVPDTYLLVATAGGYAKRTAIDEYTAQGRGGKGILTIQYDPKRGSLVGALIVDDDTELYAITSGGGVIRTAARQVRKAGRQTKGVRLMNLGEGDTLIAVARNAEEAEGRDETDTEVVDTATETETDET, encoded by the coding sequence ATGACCGACACCCTGCCTCCCGAAGGCGATCGGATCGAACCGGTCGACATCCAGCAGGAGATGCAGCGCAGCTACATCGATTACGCCATGAGCGTCATCGTGGGCCGCGCCCTCCCCGAGGTCCGCGACGGCCTCAAGCCGGTACACCGCCGCGTGCTCTACGCCATGTACGACTCCGGGTTCCGGCCGGACCGCTCGCACGCCAAGTCGGCGCGTTCGGTCGCCGAGACCATGGGTAACTACCACCCGCACGGTGACGCCTCGATCTACGACACCCTGGTCCGCATGGCCCAGCCGTGGTCGCTGCGCTATCCGCTGGTCGACGGTCAGGGCAACTTCGGCTCGCCGGGTAACGACCCCGCGGCCGCCATGCGTTACACCGAGGCCCGGCTCACCCCGCTGGCCATGGAGATGCTGCGTGAAATCGACGAGGAGACAGTCGATTTCATCCCCAACTACGACGGCCGCGTGCAAGAGCCGACCGTCCTGCCCAGCCGGTTCCCCAACCTGCTGGCCAACGGCTCCGGCGGCATCGCCGTCGGTATGGCCACCAACATCCCGCCGCACAACCTCCGCGAACTCGCCGAGGCCGTGTACTGGTGCCTGGAGAACCACGAGGCCGACGAGGAGACCACCCTCGAAGCGGTGATGGAGCGGGTCAAGGGCCCGGACTTCCCCACCCACGGCCTGATCGTCGGATCCCAGGGCATCTCCGACACCTACAAGACCGGTCGCGGCTCCATCCGGATGCGCGGCGTCGTCGAGATCGAGGAAGACGCCAAGGGCCGCACCTCACTCGTCATCACCGAGCTGCCGTACCAGGTCAACCACGACAACTTCATCACCTCGATCGCCGAGCAGGTGCGCGACGGCAAGATCGGCGGCATCTCGAACATCGAGGACCAGTCCAGTGACCGCGTGGGTCTGCGGATCGTCGTCGACCTCAAGCGCGACGCCGTCGCCAAGGTGGTGCTGAACAACCTCTACAAGCACACCCAGCTGCAGACCAGCTTCGGTGCCAACATGCTGTCGATCGTCGACGGTGTGCCGCGCACCCTGCGGCTGGACCAGATGATCCGGTACTACGTCGCGCACCAGCTCGACGTCATCATCCGGCGCACGCGGTACCGGTTGCGCAAGGCCAACGAGCGCGCCCACATCTTGCGCGGCCTGGTGAAAGCCCTTGACGCCCTTGATGAAGTCATCGCGCTGATCCGCGCGTCGGCCAACGCCGATGCGGCCCGGACGGGCTTGATGGAGCTGCTCGAGGTCGACGAGGTCCAGGCGCAGGCCATCCTCGACATGCAGCTGCGTCGCCTGGCCGCCCTGGAACGGCAGCGCATCGTCGACGATCTGGCCAAGATCGAAGCCGAGATCGCCGACCTCGAGGACATCCTCGCCAAGCCCGAGCGGCAGCGCGCCATCGTCCACGACGAGCTCAAGGAGCTCGCCGACAAGTACGGCGACGACCGTCGTACCCGCATCATCGCGGCCGACGGTGACGTCACCGACGAGGACCTCATCCAGCGCGAGGACGTCGTCGTCACCATCACCGAGACCGGCTACGCCAAGCGCACCAAGACCGACCTCTACCGCAGCCAGAAGCGCGGCGGTAAGGGTGTGCAGGGCGCCGGGCTCAAGCAGGACGACATCGTCAACCACTTCTTCGTGTGCTCGACGCACGACTGGATCCTGTTCTTCACCACGCAGGGCCGGGTGTACCGGGCCAAGGCGTACGACCTGCCCGAGGCCTCGCGGACCGCGCGCGGCCAGCACGTGGCGAACCTGCTGGCCTTCCAGCCGGAAGAGCGCATCGCTCAGGTCATCCAGATCAAGAGCTACGAGGACGCGCCCTACCTGGTCCTCGCCACCCGCAACGGTCTGGTGAAGAAGTCCAAGCTGGCCGACTTCGACTCGAACCGCTCGGGCGGCATCGTCGCGATCAACCTGCGCGACGGCGACGAACTGGTCGGCGCCGTGCTGTGCTCCGCCGAAGAGGACCTGCTGCTGGTGTCCGCCAACGGCCAGTCCATCCGGTTCTCCGCGACCAACGAGGCGCTGCGGCCGATGGGTCGCGCCACCTCCGGTGTGCAAGGTATGCGGTTCAACGAAGACGACCGATTGCTGTCGCTCAACGTCGTGGTGCCGGACACCTACCTGTTGGTCGCGACCGCGGGCGGTTACGCCAAGCGGACGGCCATCGACGAGTACACGGCACAGGGCCGCGGCGGCAAGGGCATCCTCACGATTCAGTACGACCCCAAGCGTGGCAGTCTGGTCGGTGCGTTGATCGTCGATGACGACACCGAGCTGTACGCCATCACTTCCGGCGGTGGTGTCATCCGGACCGCGGCACGTCAGGTGCGCAAGGCCGGACGGCAGACCAAGGGTGTGCGGTTGATGAACCTCGGTGAGGGCGACACACTGATTGCCGTCGCGCGCAACGCCGAAGAGGCCGAAGGTCGCGACGAAACCGACACCGAGGTCGTCGACACCGCGACCGAGACCGAGACCGACGAAACGTAG
- a CDS encoding DUF3566 domain-containing protein produces the protein MSSPNEPGYTRTGDGPASNNGPATGSGGGAHAADQSGDTPPWQRTRGGAQADAPAAGGQSLDERLNRFVSGSGSGSGLSNSSPSEAETTITPAITPDTPPVPPVPAAPSSPAVTPQGNVPPKPVRTAETVRTETRPEAAYASEIPDLSRQPQRRAGEPREPRSTVATVSPAPARSAAPRSRAGARQDGPVRASMQVRRVDPWSVLKVSLVLSVALFFVWMIAVAFLYLVLGGMGVWSKLNSNVGDLLTSGGGSGGELVSASTIFGGATLIGLVNIVLLTAMATAAAFVYNLTTDLVGGVEVTLADRD, from the coding sequence GTGAGTTCCCCGAACGAGCCGGGATACACCCGTACCGGTGACGGACCCGCGAGCAACAACGGGCCCGCCACCGGATCGGGTGGCGGCGCCCACGCGGCCGACCAGAGCGGGGACACCCCGCCCTGGCAGCGGACCCGCGGTGGGGCCCAGGCGGACGCTCCCGCGGCCGGTGGACAGAGCCTCGACGAGCGGCTGAACCGCTTCGTCAGCGGCAGTGGATCGGGATCGGGGTTGTCCAACAGTTCGCCGTCCGAGGCGGAGACGACCATCACGCCGGCCATCACTCCTGACACGCCGCCGGTCCCCCCGGTGCCGGCTGCCCCGTCGTCCCCGGCGGTCACTCCGCAGGGCAATGTGCCGCCGAAGCCGGTCCGGACGGCTGAGACCGTCCGGACGGAAACCCGGCCCGAGGCCGCCTACGCCAGCGAGATCCCGGACCTGTCCCGCCAGCCGCAGCGCCGCGCGGGCGAGCCGCGGGAGCCCCGGAGCACCGTCGCCACGGTGTCGCCGGCCCCCGCACGTTCGGCGGCGCCGCGCAGCCGTGCGGGTGCCCGGCAGGACGGACCGGTGCGGGCCAGCATGCAGGTGCGCCGCGTCGACCCGTGGAGTGTGCTGAAGGTCTCGCTGGTGCTGTCGGTGGCGTTGTTCTTCGTCTGGATGATCGCCGTCGCGTTCCTGTACCTCGTCCTGGGCGGCATGGGGGTGTGGAGCAAGCTCAACAGCAACGTTGGTGATCTGCTCACCAGCGGTGGCGGCAGCGGCGGCGAATTGGTTTCTGCCAGTACGATTTTCGGCGGCGCGACCCTCATCGGGTTGGTCAACATCGTGCTGCTGACGGCCATGGCCACGGCGGCGGCGTTCGTCTACAACCTCACCACCGATCTGGTCGGCGGCGTCGAGGTGACGCTCGCGGACCGCGACTGA
- a CDS encoding isoprenylcysteine carboxylmethyltransferase family protein, whose translation MYAIIALLLVAAFWLLDGYVRARIQRHRTGDSGIRIPRTPKQWWARGTLASGMLLPGIAAPIAELLGLQPVPLLDHGPSRVAGIMLAALGVFAAFGAQRAMGSSWRTTVDPTERPPLVTTGIFAIVRNPIYTSINVMVIGLTFAVPNGIALAGVVMIIIGSQLQVRLIEEPYLTATHGQAYRDYCEAVDRFLPGIGRIRRA comes from the coding sequence ATGTACGCCATCATCGCCTTGCTCCTCGTCGCGGCTTTCTGGCTGCTCGACGGCTACGTGCGAGCCCGTATTCAACGCCATCGCACCGGCGACAGCGGCATCCGCATCCCTCGCACACCCAAACAGTGGTGGGCCCGAGGAACCCTGGCCTCCGGCATGCTGCTGCCCGGCATCGCCGCCCCCATCGCCGAACTGCTGGGCCTGCAGCCAGTGCCACTGTTGGACCACGGGCCCAGCCGCGTCGCCGGCATCATGCTCGCCGCACTGGGCGTGTTCGCCGCGTTCGGCGCCCAACGCGCAATGGGATCTTCGTGGCGCACCACTGTCGACCCCACCGAACGCCCGCCACTGGTCACCACCGGCATTTTCGCGATCGTGCGCAACCCCATCTACACGTCGATCAACGTCATGGTTATCGGACTAACCTTTGCGGTTCCCAACGGTATTGCACTCGCCGGCGTCGTGATGATCATCATCGGTAGTCAACTGCAGGTCCGCCTGATCGAAGAGCCCTACCTCACCGCCACCCACGGCCAGGCCTACCGCGACTACTGTGAGGCTGTCGACCGGTTCCTGCCCGGCATCGGGCGGATCAGACGGGCGTAG
- a CDS encoding bifunctional 2-polyprenyl-6-hydroxyphenol methylase/3-demethylubiquinol 3-O-methyltransferase UbiG encodes MKLNTIERRAMNNPIRAAHQHHREAAWFRRLAGGDLTGQDVLETGCGRGVGSEVILDRLQARHVTAFDLDDTMVELARKRLHHRPVSLSVGDVCDIHQPTASHDTVVDFGIIHHVPHWQLAVAEIARVLRPGGLLLFEEVPRRMLDTWAFRTFTVHPRENRFESDEFAAELARHGLHGTARIEHHLRGLLFIGAARKI; translated from the coding sequence GTGAAGCTCAACACCATCGAACGGAGAGCGATGAACAACCCGATTCGGGCTGCCCATCAACACCATCGGGAAGCCGCATGGTTTCGCCGCCTCGCCGGTGGCGACCTCACCGGCCAGGACGTACTCGAGACCGGCTGCGGACGAGGTGTCGGCTCCGAAGTCATCCTCGACCGGCTCCAGGCCCGCCACGTCACCGCATTCGACCTCGACGACACCATGGTCGAGCTCGCCCGCAAACGCCTCCATCACAGGCCCGTATCCCTGTCAGTCGGCGATGTCTGCGACATCCATCAGCCGACCGCCAGCCACGACACCGTCGTTGACTTCGGCATCATCCACCACGTCCCGCACTGGCAGCTGGCCGTCGCCGAGATCGCCCGAGTGTTGCGCCCCGGTGGGCTGCTGTTGTTCGAGGAAGTTCCACGCCGCATGCTCGACACCTGGGCGTTCCGCACATTCACCGTGCACCCACGCGAAAACCGCTTCGAGTCAGACGAATTCGCCGCTGAACTGGCCCGCCACGGCCTGCACGGCACCGCCCGCATCGAACACCACCTTCGCGGGCTCCTCTTCATCGGGGCCGCCCGAAAGATCTGA